One segment of Thermococcus sp. AM4 DNA contains the following:
- a CDS encoding phosphate uptake regulator PhoU encodes MEFRKIQFTGRSSYIVSLPKKWVVENNLRQGDTVPMVINPDGSITIFPREPKDVGEKKRLEISKDYSPDMAVRLVISAYIQGYDTFEIVFPEEMPFYKVKIRKILQGLPGVEIILDEPTRIIAKSLLDEREVNLSEILMRIRSIVISMLGDLELLAVKPGEREILRDLHDLENELDRFYFLTIRTVNRLLSQRTVVEESGIIRRHFDLIGILFIVRNIERIGDHIIRISEAPEPLDFATLKALFTEVLDRISDRDLGKIDKLMLRLKDEIKAIDSKESTAKESYRRILEYLENIGETIINMALS; translated from the coding sequence TGGAGTTCAGGAAGATACAGTTTACGGGCAGAAGTTCATACATAGTGTCCCTCCCCAAGAAGTGGGTTGTGGAGAACAACCTCAGGCAGGGCGATACAGTTCCCATGGTGATAAACCCCGATGGCAGTATCACTATATTCCCCCGGGAACCCAAGGACGTCGGCGAGAAAAAGAGGCTCGAGATATCCAAGGACTACTCGCCCGACATGGCGGTAAGGCTCGTTATATCCGCCTACATTCAGGGGTACGACACTTTCGAGATAGTCTTCCCGGAGGAGATGCCCTTCTACAAGGTGAAGATCAGGAAGATACTCCAGGGATTGCCCGGGGTTGAGATAATCCTCGACGAGCCGACGAGGATAATAGCGAAGAGCCTCCTTGATGAGAGGGAGGTGAACCTCTCGGAGATACTGATGAGGATCCGCTCGATCGTGATCTCGATGCTCGGCGACCTGGAACTCCTCGCGGTTAAGCCCGGGGAAAGGGAAATCCTCAGGGACCTCCACGACCTCGAAAACGAGCTTGACAGGTTTTACTTCCTGACAATACGGACGGTTAACAGGCTTCTCTCACAGCGCACGGTGGTGGAGGAGAGCGGGATCATCAGGAGGCACTTCGACCTGATCGGCATACTCTTCATAGTCCGCAACATCGAACGAATAGGGGACCACATAATCCGCATCTCAGAGGCTCCAGAGCCCCTGGACTTCGCCACCCTAAAGGCCCTCTTTACTGAGGTCCTTGACAGGATCTCGGACAGGGATCTCGGTAAGATAGACAAGCTCATGCTCCGCCTCAAGGACGAGATAAAGGCCATCGACTCCAAGGAATCGACCGCCAAGGAGAGCTACCGCAGAATCCTTGAGTACCTCGAGAACATCGGGGAGACGATAATAAACATGGCCCTCAGCTGA
- a CDS encoding D-aminoacyl-tRNA deacylase encodes MKVVMSTKVDPASMNIRGKLVENFGFSETDWLFDGNPVFRWGDVLLLTTNEEMIYYDNLDSAIEEQLGIKPELIVFASRHASKAKMPALTTHVTGNWGKAMYGGKDFSLAIAHPVAMKLALLKLSELNDLGWTVCYEATHHGPSELNVPSLFIEIGSSEEEWVNERAGEILAETIVHVLENVGKKHEFKPALGIGGGHYAPKQTKRALEGDLAFGHILPKYAQPVDEAMLTKAIERTLGGVEAIYVDWKGSKGEMRQKARDLAEKLGLEFIRD; translated from the coding sequence ATGAAGGTCGTTATGTCCACAAAGGTGGATCCAGCATCGATGAACATCAGAGGAAAGCTGGTTGAGAACTTCGGGTTCAGCGAAACGGACTGGCTCTTTGACGGGAACCCCGTTTTCAGGTGGGGGGATGTTCTCCTTCTGACGACCAACGAGGAGATGATCTACTACGACAACTTGGACTCTGCGATCGAGGAGCAGCTCGGGATCAAGCCCGAACTCATAGTCTTTGCCTCCAGGCACGCGAGCAAGGCCAAAATGCCCGCCCTGACAACCCACGTGACCGGAAACTGGGGTAAGGCCATGTACGGGGGCAAGGACTTCTCCCTCGCAATCGCTCATCCAGTTGCAATGAAGCTCGCCCTCCTCAAGCTCAGCGAGCTCAACGATCTCGGCTGGACGGTCTGCTACGAGGCAACCCACCACGGGCCGAGCGAGCTCAACGTGCCGAGCCTTTTCATCGAGATCGGCTCGAGCGAGGAGGAGTGGGTTAACGAGAGAGCGGGCGAGATTTTGGCCGAGACCATAGTTCACGTCCTTGAGAACGTCGGGAAAAAGCACGAATTCAAGCCGGCCCTTGGAATAGGGGGCGGCCACTACGCGCCCAAGCAGACCAAGCGCGCCCTTGAGGGCGACCTGGCTTTCGGTCACATACTCCCAAAGTACGCACAGCCTGTGGACGAGGCCATGCTAACGAAGGCCATCGAGAGAACCCTTGGAGGAGTTGAGGCCATATACGTGGACTGGAAGGGGAGCAAGGGGGAGATGAGGCAGAAGGCCCGGGATCTGGCCGAGAAACTCGGCCTTGAATTCATCCGGGACTGA
- the ftsZ gene encoding cell division protein FtsZ → MLKLIEDAIDKTAAPVQSKTEPQVEVQSDIDEELRRLLEQIQAKIYVVGVGGAGCNTINRMMQVGIQGAKIIAVNTDAQDLLKIRAHKKILIGKELTRGLGAGNNPKVGEEAAKESEREIREALEGADMVFVTCGLGGGTGTGAAPVIAEMAKKMGALTVSVVTLPFTVEGIRRIKNAEYGLERLRKASDTVIVIPNDKLMEVAPNLPIHMAFKVADEILVQAVKGITELITKPGLVNLDFNDVRAVMKDGGVAMIGIGESDSEKRALEAAQQALNSPLLDVDISGAKGALISISGSDVKLEEAQQIIELVTSKLDPEAQVIWGIQLDEELGKMIRILLVVTGVSSPYAVTEEESSPYGDEERRVVRLDLEEF, encoded by the coding sequence ATGTTGAAACTGATTGAGGATGCCATTGATAAAACTGCCGCTCCCGTCCAGTCAAAGACTGAGCCTCAGGTTGAGGTTCAGAGCGACATTGATGAGGAGCTCAGGAGGCTTCTCGAGCAGATTCAGGCAAAGATATACGTCGTTGGTGTCGGCGGTGCCGGCTGCAACACTATCAACAGGATGATGCAGGTCGGCATTCAGGGGGCCAAGATAATAGCCGTCAATACCGACGCCCAGGATCTTCTCAAGATAAGGGCTCACAAGAAGATACTCATAGGAAAGGAACTCACCCGCGGACTCGGCGCAGGCAACAACCCCAAGGTTGGTGAGGAGGCCGCAAAGGAGAGCGAGAGGGAAATCAGGGAGGCACTTGAAGGGGCCGATATGGTCTTTGTCACCTGCGGTCTCGGCGGTGGAACCGGTACCGGTGCGGCTCCCGTCATAGCGGAGATGGCGAAGAAGATGGGCGCCCTAACCGTGTCCGTCGTGACGCTGCCCTTCACCGTCGAGGGCATAAGGCGCATCAAGAACGCTGAATATGGCCTTGAGAGGCTTAGAAAGGCCAGTGACACAGTCATCGTCATCCCGAACGACAAGCTCATGGAGGTTGCTCCGAACCTGCCGATCCACATGGCCTTTAAAGTTGCGGACGAGATACTCGTTCAAGCCGTCAAGGGTATCACAGAGCTCATCACCAAGCCCGGACTGGTTAACCTCGACTTCAACGACGTAAGGGCCGTCATGAAGGACGGCGGTGTTGCGATGATAGGCATCGGCGAGAGCGACAGTGAGAAGAGGGCTTTGGAGGCGGCCCAGCAGGCCCTTAACAGCCCGCTCCTCGACGTCGATATCAGCGGTGCAAAGGGCGCTCTCATAAGCATCAGCGGCAGCGACGTCAAGCTCGAGGAGGCCCAGCAGATCATCGAACTCGTCACCAGCAAGCTCGATCCGGAGGCGCAGGTCATCTGGGGTATCCAGCTCGATGAAGAGCTCGGCAAGATGATCAGGATTCTCCTCGTTGTCACCGGCGTCAGCTCGCCGTACGCGGTCACCGAGGAGGAGAGCTCCCCCTACGGGGACGAGGAGAGAAGGGTAGTAAGGCTCGATCTTGAGGAGTTCTGA
- a CDS encoding protein translocase SEC61 complex subunit gamma yields the protein MSGNYVEKIKNFLSESRRVLLVTRKPSWKEYKLAAKITGLGMIIIGTIGLLITVIGYLIMGTGL from the coding sequence ATGAGCGGGAACTACGTTGAGAAGATCAAGAACTTCCTTTCAGAGTCCAGGAGGGTCCTCCTCGTAACCAGAAAGCCGAGCTGGAAGGAGTACAAGCTTGCGGCCAAGATAACCGGGCTTGGCATGATCATAATTGGAACAATCGGCTTGCTCATAACTGTGATCGGTTACCTGATCATGGGTACCGGGCTCTGA
- a CDS encoding transcription elongation factor Spt5 has translation MSEGKIFTVRVTVGQEETTAKLIYSKVKTYNLPVYAILAPSKVKGYIFVEAPSKSAVDEAIKGIRHARGTLPGEVRFEEIEHFLEEKPAVSGFEPGDIVELISGPFKGEKAKVVRVDESKDEIVVELIGAIVPIPVTVRGEYVRLISKHQKE, from the coding sequence ATGAGCGAGGGCAAGATATTCACAGTGAGGGTCACGGTTGGCCAGGAGGAGACCACCGCGAAGCTGATCTACAGCAAGGTCAAAACCTACAACCTGCCTGTTTACGCAATCCTTGCCCCGAGCAAGGTTAAGGGCTACATCTTCGTCGAGGCCCCCAGCAAGAGCGCCGTGGACGAGGCGATAAAGGGCATCAGGCACGCCAGGGGAACCCTGCCCGGCGAGGTCAGGTTCGAGGAGATAGAGCACTTCCTTGAGGAGAAGCCCGCTGTCAGCGGCTTCGAGCCCGGTGATATAGTTGAGCTCATCTCCGGCCCGTTCAAGGGCGAGAAGGCCAAGGTCGTTAGGGTCGATGAGAGCAAGGACGAGATCGTCGTTGAGCTCATCGGCGCCATAGTCCCGATCCCCGTTACGGTGAGGGGAGAATACGTTAGACTTATAAGCAAGCACCAAAAGGAGTGA
- a CDS encoding 50S ribosomal protein L11, whose protein sequence is MPQVVEVLVEGGKASPGPPLGPAIGPLGLNVKQVVDEINKATKEFEGMQVPVKIIVEDPKKKTFRIEVGIPPTSQLIKKELGIPKGSSEPVHSPVGNLTMEQVIKIAKMKIDQMLSPTLKAASKEVIGTALSMGVTVEGKDPREVQREIDEGLYDELFAKAEEAE, encoded by the coding sequence ATGCCACAGGTCGTTGAAGTCCTCGTTGAGGGAGGAAAGGCCTCACCCGGACCCCCACTCGGTCCGGCAATCGGTCCACTCGGATTAAACGTCAAGCAGGTCGTCGATGAGATAAACAAGGCCACCAAAGAGTTCGAGGGAATGCAGGTTCCCGTTAAGATCATCGTTGAGGATCCCAAGAAGAAGACCTTCAGGATCGAAGTTGGTATCCCGCCGACGAGCCAGCTCATCAAGAAGGAACTCGGCATTCCCAAGGGTTCGAGCGAGCCCGTCCACAGCCCCGTCGGAAACCTGACCATGGAGCAGGTCATAAAGATAGCCAAGATGAAGATCGACCAGATGCTCTCGCCGACGCTCAAGGCCGCCTCCAAAGAGGTCATAGGAACGGCCCTGAGCATGGGCGTCACAGTTGAGGGCAAGGACCCGAGGGAAGTCCAGAGGGAGATCGACGAGGGTCTTTACGACGAACTCTTTGCAAAGGCGGAAGAGGCCGAATGA
- a CDS encoding 50S ribosomal protein L1: MAFDRQKLVEAVKEAKARAKPRNFTQTVEMAVNLKDIDLRKPENRFKLEVVLPHGRGKEPKIAVIADGAVAEAAKKLGLDVISGEQLEELAKSPREARKLAKRYDFFIAAAPLMPKIGKYLGRYLGPRNKMPQVVPPTMTNLEPIVNRLKKTVRIQLKNNPVVHAPIGTEDMDDEKLAENAEAVLNAIINKLERGENQVKSVYIKTTMGPAVKVER; the protein is encoded by the coding sequence GTGGCCTTCGACAGGCAGAAACTCGTGGAAGCGGTGAAGGAGGCGAAGGCCCGGGCTAAGCCGCGCAACTTCACACAGACCGTCGAGATGGCAGTCAACCTCAAGGATATAGACCTCCGCAAGCCGGAGAACAGGTTCAAGCTTGAGGTTGTGCTGCCCCACGGTCGTGGGAAGGAACCAAAGATCGCGGTCATCGCTGATGGTGCCGTGGCCGAGGCGGCTAAAAAGCTCGGGCTGGATGTGATTAGTGGAGAGCAGCTTGAAGAGCTTGCAAAGAGCCCGAGAGAAGCGAGAAAGCTCGCCAAGCGCTACGACTTCTTCATTGCCGCGGCTCCGCTGATGCCTAAGATAGGTAAGTACCTCGGTAGGTACCTCGGTCCAAGGAACAAGATGCCTCAGGTCGTTCCGCCGACCATGACCAACCTCGAGCCGATAGTCAACAGGCTCAAGAAGACGGTCAGGATACAGCTCAAGAACAACCCGGTCGTTCATGCCCCCATCGGGACCGAGGACATGGACGACGAGAAGCTCGCTGAGAACGCCGAGGCGGTTCTCAACGCCATCATCAACAAGCTCGAGCGCGGAGAGAACCAGGTGAAGTCAGTGTACATCAAGACCACGATGGGACCGGCCGTTAAGGTTGAGAGGTGA
- a CDS encoding 50S ribosomal protein L10, which yields MAHVAEWKKKEVEELTKIIKSHPVIALVDVAGVPAYPLSKMRDKLRGKALLRVSRNTLIELAIKRAAQELNKPDLEKLVDYIEGGAAILATEMNPFKLYKLLEESKTPAPAKPGAVVPRDVVIPAGPTSLAPGPLVGEMQALGIPARIEKGKVSIQKDYTVLKAGEVITEQLARILNALGIEPLEVGLNLLAAYEDGIVYTPEVLAIDEQEYINMLQKAYMHAFNLSVNTAYPTKQTIEAIIQKAFLGAKNVAVEAGYVTPETVEDILGRAIRALLLIARNLPEELLDEKTKELLNAQAQVAVATPQPTEEKVEEAEEEEEEEEASEEDALAGLGALFG from the coding sequence ATGGCCCACGTAGCCGAGTGGAAGAAGAAGGAAGTGGAAGAGCTCACCAAGATCATCAAGAGCCACCCAGTGATTGCCCTTGTCGACGTGGCCGGCGTCCCAGCTTATCCGCTCAGCAAGATGCGCGACAAGCTTCGCGGGAAGGCCCTTCTCAGGGTCAGCAGAAATACACTCATCGAGCTGGCAATAAAGAGGGCCGCCCAGGAGCTCAACAAGCCTGACCTTGAGAAGCTCGTCGATTACATCGAGGGAGGGGCGGCGATACTCGCCACTGAGATGAACCCCTTCAAGCTCTACAAGCTCCTCGAGGAGAGCAAAACACCGGCCCCGGCCAAGCCCGGAGCGGTCGTTCCAAGGGACGTCGTCATCCCTGCCGGACCGACTTCCCTCGCGCCGGGCCCGCTCGTTGGTGAGATGCAGGCCCTTGGAATCCCTGCGAGGATTGAGAAGGGTAAGGTCAGCATCCAGAAGGACTACACCGTCCTCAAGGCGGGTGAGGTCATAACCGAGCAGCTCGCGAGGATCCTCAACGCCCTCGGTATCGAGCCGCTCGAAGTCGGTCTCAACTTACTGGCAGCTTACGAGGACGGCATCGTGTACACCCCTGAAGTTCTCGCCATAGACGAGCAGGAGTACATCAACATGCTCCAGAAAGCTTACATGCACGCATTCAACCTGTCGGTCAACACCGCCTATCCGACCAAGCAGACCATCGAGGCCATCATCCAGAAGGCCTTCCTCGGAGCCAAGAACGTTGCAGTCGAGGCCGGTTACGTTACTCCTGAGACCGTCGAGGACATACTCGGCAGGGCTATACGCGCTCTCCTGCTCATAGCACGGAACCTGCCCGAGGAGCTGCTCGACGAGAAGACCAAAGAGCTTTTAAACGCTCAGGCCCAAGTGGCCGTTGCGACCCCTCAGCCAACAGAGGAGAAGGTTGAGGAGGCTGAGGAGGAAGAGGAAGAAGAGGAGGCATCCGAGGAGGACGCGCTCGCCGGACTGGGCGCGCTCTTCGGCTGA
- the rpl12p gene encoding 50S ribosomal protein P1 has translation MEYVYAALLLHATGKEINEENLKKVLEAAGVSPDEARIKALVAALEGVNIDEVIEKAAMPVAAPVAVAAAPAAEAPAEAAEEEEEEEEEEVSEEEALAGLGALFG, from the coding sequence ATGGAGTACGTGTATGCCGCTCTGCTGCTCCACGCCACTGGTAAGGAGATAAACGAGGAGAACCTCAAGAAGGTGCTCGAGGCCGCCGGAGTTAGCCCGGACGAGGCCAGGATAAAGGCCCTCGTCGCTGCCCTCGAGGGCGTCAACATCGACGAGGTCATCGAGAAGGCCGCCATGCCGGTTGCCGCCCCGGTTGCGGTTGCCGCCGCCCCGGCTGCCGAGGCTCCGGCCGAGGCCGCCGAGGAGGAAGAGGAGGAAGAAGAGGAAGAGGTCAGCGAGGAGGAGGCCCTCGCTGGACTCGGTGCCCTCTTCGGCTGA
- the dcd gene encoding dCTP deaminase, whose protein sequence is MMLPDWKIEREILIQPFSKESLQPAGYDLRVGKEAYVGGKLIDVEKEGKVIVPPGKHALILTLERVKLPDDVMGDMKIRSSLAREGLLGSFAWVDPGWDGNLTLMVFNASDEPVVLEYGERFVQIAFIRLEGPARNPYRGNYQGSRRIALSKRKSKK, encoded by the coding sequence ATGATGCTCCCCGACTGGAAGATCGAAAGGGAAATCCTCATCCAACCGTTCTCGAAGGAATCACTTCAACCTGCGGGCTACGACCTGAGGGTCGGAAAAGAGGCGTACGTTGGGGGAAAGCTCATCGACGTTGAAAAGGAAGGCAAAGTTATCGTTCCACCGGGAAAGCACGCCCTTATACTGACCCTTGAGAGGGTCAAGCTGCCGGACGATGTAATGGGTGACATGAAGATAAGGAGCAGTCTGGCGAGGGAAGGATTGCTCGGCTCGTTCGCGTGGGTCGATCCAGGATGGGACGGCAACCTTACGCTCATGGTCTTCAACGCGTCCGACGAGCCGGTAGTTCTCGAATACGGGGAAAGGTTCGTTCAAATAGCGTTCATAAGGCTCGAGGGGCCCGCAAGAAATCCCTACCGCGGAAACTATCAGGGGAGCAGGAGAATAGCGCTCTCAAAGAGGAAATCCAAGAAGTAA
- a CDS encoding DUF1102 domain-containing protein, whose amino-acid sequence MRKNLALGIFGLIVAFGLVLGAGANFRDYSASRSVHWDIVTDDNELIDLTPLQPYAYIDNETGVLVVDISPDNPNYPGYGMGLSPNSEYNFDEVFEVSNDLWEENMTIVVMITSDNDEIQLYGADGDIHDATNGDVVRYSDTAVNSVCFVVESGDAVKVGMDFDAGNHAPGTSQNATLHIEAWRLGTEPSSLVGKCGQ is encoded by the coding sequence ATGAGAAAGAATCTTGCCTTGGGAATTTTTGGCCTGATAGTGGCCTTTGGTCTTGTTCTGGGAGCAGGGGCTAACTTCAGGGACTACAGTGCGTCAAGAAGTGTCCATTGGGACATCGTTACCGACGACAACGAGTTAATAGACCTGACCCCTCTCCAGCCCTACGCGTACATTGACAACGAGACTGGGGTTCTAGTTGTGGACATAAGCCCGGACAACCCGAACTATCCGGGTTACGGTATGGGCCTCAGCCCGAACTCGGAGTACAACTTCGACGAGGTCTTTGAGGTAAGCAACGACCTTTGGGAGGAGAACATGACCATAGTCGTCATGATAACCAGCGACAACGATGAAATACAGCTTTACGGTGCGGATGGAGACATCCACGATGCCACCAACGGCGACGTAGTTAGGTACTCGGACACCGCCGTTAACTCAGTCTGCTTCGTCGTTGAGTCTGGAGATGCCGTTAAGGTGGGTATGGACTTTGACGCTGGGAACCACGCGCCCGGCACCAGCCAGAACGCCACGCTCCACATAGAGGCCTGGAGACTCGGAACCGAGCCCAGCAGCCTTGTTGGGAAGTGCGGTCAGTGA
- a CDS encoding DUF1102 domain-containing protein, which yields MNKLFGLALLMIGMVLAVGAGANFRYYSADRHASFDIVSDDNELIDLTAMQPYVKYSNGKLYVDISDSNSNRPSGGGAGLSPNTTYVFEEMFEVSNELWENNETDFPICVKINTNHEQVMVFAGNYTSPVAGPAQNIQFTVYHGDPVKVGMIFDTTNATLGSEQFTMTITADRGACER from the coding sequence ATGAACAAACTATTCGGATTGGCATTGCTTATGATTGGAATGGTTCTGGCCGTTGGAGCCGGGGCAAACTTCAGGTACTACTCCGCCGACAGGCACGCGAGCTTTGACATCGTTTCCGACGACAACGAGCTCATAGACCTAACCGCGATGCAGCCCTACGTCAAGTACAGCAACGGCAAGCTCTACGTGGACATCAGCGATAGCAACAGCAACAGACCCAGCGGCGGAGGCGCCGGCCTGAGCCCGAACACCACCTACGTTTTCGAGGAGATGTTTGAGGTAAGCAACGAACTCTGGGAGAACAACGAGACGGACTTCCCAATCTGCGTCAAGATAAACACCAACCACGAGCAGGTTATGGTGTTCGCGGGGAACTATACCAGCCCAGTAGCTGGACCGGCTCAGAACATCCAGTTCACCGTTTACCACGGAGACCCCGTCAAGGTCGGCATGATATTTGACACGACAAACGCAACCCTCGGATCTGAGCAGTTTACTATGACAATAACTGCAGACAGAGGTGCATGCGAACGGTGA
- a CDS encoding signal peptidase I — protein MKRLIEYTFTFIVLVFLMGSLAGFFLDRPVFVSYAYSDSMTPTIDKGDLFFVNPFARNFDVGDIIVFHRRSGWTVHRIFAVTDEGYITKGDHNVATDQQDGKFPDVKRSDIAGKVVTLFGKPLVIRGAGAFLQSVKLKLTNPYAIALLLVLGAVLTFSGGSGRRHRRVKYYRISLRTVYAIVSVLIIGGFLFVTVASWGTLAFTYSSTLAGGQRPGWYLPGSTFEKNITVENKALYPFYYFVEGSSTRAQLMDPAFFYLRGGSRKNLTVHVTVPKDTRIYREEFQVRSYPAIIPASVVVYLYSISPYLPLLAYALFLSALLVFFYRLAGISKGDVVRIRKRRGFLSKVLGDG, from the coding sequence ATGAAGAGATTGATCGAGTACACATTCACTTTCATCGTCCTCGTGTTTCTCATGGGTTCGTTAGCCGGCTTCTTCTTGGACAGGCCCGTTTTTGTGTCCTACGCATACTCCGACAGCATGACCCCCACGATAGACAAGGGGGATCTGTTCTTCGTTAACCCATTTGCCAGGAACTTTGACGTTGGTGATATCATAGTCTTTCACCGGAGGAGCGGCTGGACGGTCCACAGGATCTTTGCGGTCACCGATGAGGGGTACATCACCAAGGGTGATCACAACGTGGCAACGGACCAGCAGGACGGCAAGTTCCCGGACGTGAAGAGGTCGGACATAGCCGGGAAGGTGGTAACACTTTTCGGGAAACCCCTGGTTATCAGGGGGGCGGGCGCGTTTCTCCAGTCGGTTAAGTTAAAACTCACAAACCCTTACGCAATAGCCCTGTTGCTTGTGCTGGGGGCAGTTCTGACGTTTTCTGGCGGTTCTGGGAGGAGACATCGCCGCGTGAAGTACTACAGGATAAGCCTCAGGACGGTTTACGCGATAGTTTCCGTCCTGATCATCGGCGGCTTTCTCTTCGTTACCGTCGCATCGTGGGGGACTCTGGCCTTTACCTACTCCTCGACGCTCGCCGGGGGTCAGAGACCCGGCTGGTACCTTCCAGGTTCAACCTTCGAGAAGAACATCACGGTCGAAAACAAGGCACTCTACCCGTTCTACTATTTCGTTGAAGGAAGCAGCACGAGGGCCCAGCTCATGGATCCAGCTTTCTTCTACCTAAGGGGCGGCTCCAGGAAAAACCTGACCGTCCACGTCACCGTTCCAAAGGACACCAGGATATACCGCGAGGAGTTCCAGGTTCGCTCTTATCCGGCCATTATCCCCGCCTCGGTCGTTGTTTATCTCTACTCAATCAGTCCGTACCTTCCACTCCTCGCCTACGCCCTGTTCCTGTCAGCGCTTTTGGTTTTCTTCTACCGCCTCGCTGGGATTTCCAAGGGGGACGTGGTCAGGATACGGAAACGGAGGGGTTTCCTCTCAAAAGTACTGGGGGATGGTTAG
- a CDS encoding DUF5305 family protein yields MKDVKFDRRHLLLAGIAVSIVLAVLFGAYSSAAYSRAPISTSAKYSTLYKEEGRFVHFGVFSNNSIYESGSTHDYYPSRITRLISGNYTFRTSPSSPGTYMATMHLDYYVSTGRKKVYVYREEIPLGSGSFEGSFTLPVTFNMSLLSEKLKRVREGTGLYRAEQEVYVTVEVRPEGRDSFTQRIGLSKDSASMLYLTGTEKDYKKVTRSVSTTTNSLSFAGSDVKVSTARALFPAMAIIFAIPPIGLAYSRREKKAKPKALKSLGKYTVEGTPPAGRRVELKSAEDLERAFELVDRPIVHYRDGDTDVYAIADGETVYEYRAS; encoded by the coding sequence ATGAAGGATGTTAAGTTCGACAGAAGGCATCTGCTCCTCGCGGGGATTGCCGTTTCGATTGTCCTCGCGGTTCTTTTTGGAGCGTATTCAAGTGCCGCCTATTCGAGAGCGCCCATATCCACGAGCGCCAAGTACTCCACTCTATACAAGGAGGAGGGGCGTTTCGTGCACTTCGGGGTGTTCTCCAACAACAGCATCTATGAAAGCGGCAGTACACACGATTACTATCCGTCCAGGATAACGAGGCTGATAAGTGGAAACTACACCTTCCGCACGAGCCCATCATCTCCCGGAACCTATATGGCCACGATGCACCTTGACTACTACGTCTCCACCGGGAGGAAGAAAGTCTACGTATACCGGGAGGAGATCCCCCTTGGAAGCGGCTCCTTTGAGGGGTCCTTCACCCTGCCCGTGACCTTCAACATGAGCCTCCTGAGCGAGAAACTCAAGCGGGTCCGGGAGGGAACCGGGCTTTATCGGGCGGAGCAGGAAGTTTACGTCACGGTTGAGGTTAGGCCTGAGGGCAGGGACTCCTTCACCCAGAGGATCGGGCTGAGCAAGGATTCGGCGAGCATGCTCTACCTGACCGGGACAGAGAAGGATTATAAAAAGGTCACCAGGAGTGTAAGCACGACAACGAACTCCCTCTCCTTCGCGGGTTCCGACGTTAAGGTCTCCACCGCCAGGGCCCTGTTCCCGGCGATGGCCATAATCTTTGCCATACCGCCGATCGGGCTGGCCTACTCCCGGCGGGAGAAGAAAGCGAAGCCGAAGGCACTCAAATCGCTCGGGAAGTACACTGTTGAGGGGACGCCTCCGGCCGGAAGGCGCGTGGAACTGAAGTCGGCCGAGGACCTTGAGCGCGCCTTTGAGCTGGTGGACAGGCCCATAGTCCACTACCGCGACGGCGATACCGACGTCTACGCGATAGCGGACGGCGAGACCGTTTATGAGTACCGGGCTTCCTAG
- a CDS encoding inorganic diphosphatase, producing MNPFHELEPGPDVPEVVYALIEIPKGSRNKYELDKKTGLIKLDRVLYSPFFYPVDYGIIPQTWYDDGDPFDIMVIMREPVYPLTLIEARPIGIMKMNDSGDKDWKVLAVPVEDPYFKDWKDIDDVPKAFLDEIAHFFQRYKELQGKVTEIEGWGNAEEAKKEILRAIELYKEKFGKE from the coding sequence ATGAACCCGTTCCACGAGCTTGAGCCCGGACCGGACGTTCCGGAGGTTGTGTACGCTCTCATAGAGATCCCTAAGGGAAGCAGGAACAAGTACGAGCTCGACAAGAAGACCGGCCTCATAAAGCTTGACAGGGTCCTTTACAGCCCGTTCTTCTACCCGGTGGACTACGGAATAATCCCGCAGACCTGGTACGATGACGGCGATCCCTTCGACATAATGGTCATAATGCGCGAGCCGGTTTACCCGCTCACCCTCATCGAGGCCAGGCCGATAGGCATCATGAAGATGAACGACTCCGGCGACAAGGACTGGAAGGTCTTAGCGGTTCCGGTCGAGGACCCGTACTTCAAGGACTGGAAGGACATCGACGACGTTCCAAAGGCCTTCCTCGACGAGATCGCCCACTTCTTCCAGAGGTATAAGGAGCTCCAGGGCAAGGTCACCGAGATAGAGGGCTGGGGCAACGCCGAGGAAGCGAAGAAGGAAATCCTTCGTGCCATAGAGCTCTACAAGGAGAAGTTTGGGAAGGAGTGA